A stretch of Oncorhynchus gorbuscha isolate QuinsamMale2020 ecotype Even-year linkage group LG24, OgorEven_v1.0, whole genome shotgun sequence DNA encodes these proteins:
- the LOC124012334 gene encoding protein HGH1 homolog — translation MLSDVEAKELLSFLTLNTRPDLKGQATEYILGLSGNRDGCRYLQSKPDFLKALVTLTTDPSIAIVKDCYHSLINLSADETMHQPLVKDADFLPMLFKNLLDPEFMFADRICTILTNLSRHVKTCKEVFKAMQKQEIGLTQIVEIFCTEGYNKQVSLHYLGPLLSNLTQLPETRHFILDRERCVVQKLLPYIQYEASTIRRGGVIGTLRNCCFDHAHHEWLLSDAVDILPFLLLPLAGPEELSDEENEGLPVDLQYLPEDKKREEDPDIRKMLIETMILLTATKVGRQFLKAKNTYVIMREFHNWEKEPHVAAACEKFIQVLIGDEPEPGMDNLLEVEIPEDVAVKLKDMDAKEQEQLEKDQEDLLNPDKPQQCAGIVRMM, via the exons ATGCTGAGTGACGTGGAGGCAAAAGAGCTGCTGTCCTTCCTCACCCTGAACACCAGGCCGGACCTCAAGGGCCAGGCCACAGAGTACATCCTGGGCCTATCTGGCAACAGGGATGGCTGTCGCTACCTACAGTCAAAACCTGACTTCCTTAAAGCCCTGGTGACCCTCACCACCGACCCCTCTATCGCTATCGTCAAAGACTGTTACCACTCTCTCATCAACCTCTCGGCTGACGAGACCATGCACCAACCGCTGGTGAAAGACGCTGACTTCCTCCCTATGTTGTTTAAAAACCTCCTGGACCCAGAGTTTATGTTTGCAGACCGTATCTGTACGATCCTCACTAACCTGTCGCGGCACGTGAAGACGTGTAAAGAGGTGTTTAAGGCTATGCAGAAGCAGGAGATAGGTCTGACGCAGATAGTGGAAATCTTCTGCACCGAGGGCTACAACAAGCAGGTGTCACTCCATTACCTGGGCCCCCTCCTCTCCAACTTGACTCAGCTGCCCGAGACCAGACACTTTATCCTGGATAGGGAGAG GTGTGTAGTGCAGAAACTCCTTCCCTACATACAATACGAGGCCTCCACAATCAGACGAGGGGGAGTCATTGGCACTCTGAGAAATTGTTGCTTTGACCATG CTCATCATGAGTGGTTGCTGAGTGATGCAGTGGACATTCTGCCTTTCCTGTTGCTGCCTCTCGCTGGGCCTGAGGAACTGTCTGACGAGGAGAATGAAG GGTTACCCGTTGACCTCCAGTACTTGCCCGAGGacaagaaaagagaggaggatccTGACATTCGCAAGATGCTCATTGAGACCATGATACTG CTGACTGCTACCAAAGTGGGCCGGCAGTTTCTGAAAGCCAAGAACACCTATGTCATCATGAGGGAGTTCCACAACTGGGAAAAGGAACCTCACGTGGCCGCTGCTTGCGAGAAGTTTATACAG gtgcTGATCGGGGACGAACCGGAGCCAGGCATGGACAACTTGTTGGAGGTGGAGATTCCTGAGGATGTGGCGGTGAAGCTCAAAGACATGGATGCCAAGGAGCAGGAGCAGTTGGAGAAGGACCAGGAAGATCTGTTAAATCCAGACAAGCCCCAGCAGTGTGCTGGCATAGTGAGGATGATGTAG